The stretch of DNA GGTCCGTGTTCATCAAATTCCATCAAAGCGACCGACTGTAGAGAAAGACAAGGCAAGCTAAGCAAATTCCGCCGTGGGAATTGTACTCCAATCGCCAACCTTCGTCGCTGCTTTGCGACAGGCATTCTGGCTGCTTCGCAGCCGACAATTTAGCCGTTCAAATTGCTAAACGACCTTGCAACGGATCGTGCGTTGGTGACGGCTATTTGAGCCCCGTGGATTCGTCGAGCCCGAACATCACGTTCATGTTCTGTATCGCAGCTCCACTAGCCCCCTTCGCCAAGTTGTCGATCGCGCAAATCAGCACCAAACGATCGCCACTGGGACGGACTGCCATTTGAACGTAGTTAGTGCCCGAGACGTGCTTAGTCGCAGGCAAATGCTCAACTGGCGTAACGAACTGGCTTTCGTCGTAACATGCCTGCCAACACGCAAAGCAGTCCTCTGCCGAAGCGAGTTTGTTTTTCCCGTCAGCGTTACGTGGACGCACATAGATCGTCGAAAGAATTCCACGGTCCATCGGCGTTAAGTGAGGAGTAAAAATTGTCGAAACCGCCGTACCTGAAATCCGTTTGACGAGGTCATCGATCTCGGGGCCATGGCGATGGGTTCCCACACCGTAGGCCGAGATCGATTCGTTCGTTTCACAGTAAAGCGTCGCTACTTTGGCACTGCGTCCTGCTCCACTCACCCCGCTTTTGCTGTCGATGATAATGTCACTCGTCTCGATCAACCCAGCCTTGATCAATGGAGAAAGCGGCATGATCGCCGACGTGGGATAGCAACCCGGATTGGCCACGATCTTCGCGTCGCGGATTTTGTCGGCGAAAAATTCCGGCATCCCATAGACAACTTGACCAATTTTTTCAGGCCAAGGGTGAGTCACGCCGTACCATTTCTCGTAGACCTTAACGCTGGACAAACGAAAGTCGGCACTGAAATCAATCACGCGAGTGCCCGCATTGGCAAGCTCACGCACGGTTTCCGCCGAAGCGCCGTGAGGCAGACAGCACATCACCACGTCACATTGTTCGGCGATCGCCAAGGCATCAAAGGTCTCGATTTGAACATCACAGCGACCGGCCAACGACGGATGAATCTCGGCGAGCGGTTTTCCTTCGTCGGCTCGGCTTGTCGCGGCCACTAACTTTGCACTGGGGTGCGACTGCAACAAACGTGCAACTTCGATCGCGGTGTATCCGGTCGCACCAACAATGCCAACTTTAACTTCGTTCATCGTGAATCTGCACCTAAGACTGCGCTGGTAGAAAGAGACGGTGGATGGGGGAATAAATCGGAAACAACAGTCGCCAAGACTTTCGGTGGCTGTTGGTGATCGCCAAGGTAGCCACGTACTTTGCGACCATCGGTTCAAAACGTTCAGTTACAACAAATCGGGATCCG from Rubripirellula amarantea encodes:
- the argC gene encoding N-acetyl-gamma-glutamyl-phosphate reductase, which encodes MNEVKVGIVGATGYTAIEVARLLQSHPSAKLVAATSRADEGKPLAEIHPSLAGRCDVQIETFDALAIAEQCDVVMCCLPHGASAETVRELANAGTRVIDFSADFRLSSVKVYEKWYGVTHPWPEKIGQVVYGMPEFFADKIRDAKIVANPGCYPTSAIMPLSPLIKAGLIETSDIIIDSKSGVSGAGRSAKVATLYCETNESISAYGVGTHRHGPEIDDLVKRISGTAVSTIFTPHLTPMDRGILSTIYVRPRNADGKNKLASAEDCFACWQACYDESQFVTPVEHLPATKHVSGTNYVQMAVRPSGDRLVLICAIDNLAKGASGAAIQNMNVMFGLDESTGLK